The following coding sequences lie in one Sesamum indicum cultivar Zhongzhi No. 13 linkage group LG9, S_indicum_v1.0, whole genome shotgun sequence genomic window:
- the LOC105170912 gene encoding ubiquitin carboxyl-terminal hydrolase 24-like, which produces MTHHQVLIFGSFTEDEIRSMQCQPQKNDVDITFGSLDSETLRSVGIFSTRVTDLLSPGGSELSKPASTNVFRLPSISETTSEVEVAFVKENGCRSSTCPGNSGAKELKPGHIERPASVSSDNEFSKWSTLEQPSTHDVSELSSSLEDVFLDDSGNGIHQVESQEIIFKELNGPNVTPRNFLPRGLVNLGNLCFLNATLQALLSCSPFFELLHELKNRNIPEIGYPTLRAFVEFTSDFDILTDSVGKRNEKTVLETGRPFRPVMFDSILKSFTPDISDNLSGRPRQEDAQEFLSFIMHQMHDELLKLDGQFSNGNGKTASLVSSTDDESEDDNWETVGPKNKTAITRTQSFVPSKLSAIFGGQLRSVVKARGNKASATIQPFLLLHLNICPEPVCTIEDALRLFSAPETLEGYRTSAAGKAEVVTASKSVKILELSEIMVLHLMRFSYGSQGSTKLHKTVHFPLELVVGRELLASPSSEVRRYELVATITHHGRDPSKGHYTADARHPNGKWLRYDDASVTPIPESKVLHDQAYVLFYKQL; this is translated from the exons ATGACTCATCATCAG GTGTTGATTTTTGGATCATTTACAGAAGATGAGATCAGATCCATGCAATGCCAGCCACAAAAGAATGATGTAGatatcacttttggttctTTGGATTCAGAAACATTAAGATCTGTGGGCATTTTCAGTACTAGAGTGACAGATCTCCTTTCACCTGGAGGATCTGAGCTGTCAAAGCCAGCTAGTACAAATGTCTTTAGACTTCCTAGCATTTCTGAGACCACATCAGAGGTGGAAGTGGCTTTTGTGAAGGAAAATGGGTGCAGGAGTAGCACATGTCCTGGTAATAGTGGTGCAAAAGAACTGAAGCCAGGCCACATAGAACGACCTGCATCTGTAAGTTCTGacaatgaattttcaaaatggtcgACTCTGGAGCAGCCTAGCACCCATGATGTGAGTGAATTATCTTCCTCCTTAGAAGATGTTTTCTTGGATGATTCTGGCAATGGCATTCACCAAGTGGAGTCCCAAGAGATTATCTTCAAGGAATTAAATGGGCCAAATGTTACTCCTAGGAACTTCTTGCCTCGAGGTTTAGTAAATTTGGGGAACCTATGCTTTCTCAATGCAACGCTTCAGGCTCTACTATCTTGTTCACCATTTTTTGAACTCTTGCACGAGCTAAAAAATCGCAATATACCAGAG ATTGGTTATCCAACATTGCGTGCATTTGTTGAATTCACCTCTGACTTTGACATACTCACCGACTCAGTTGGCAAAAGGAATGAGAAAACTGTTCTTGAAACTGGAAGGCCATTTCGGCCTGTCATGTTTGACTCCATATTGAAGAGCTTCACTCCAGATATTTCTGATAACTTATCAGGCAGGCCTAG GCAGGAAGATGCTCAGGAGTTCTTAAGTTTTATCATGCATCAGATGCATGATGAATTGCTTAAACTTGATGGGCAATTTTCCAATGGAAATGGAAAAACTGCATCTTTGGTCTCTTCAACTGATGATGAAAGTGAAGATGACAACTGGGAGACTGTCGGCCCAAAGAACAAAACTGCTATTACAAGAACTCAGAGTTTCGTACCATCAAAGTTGAGTGCCATTTTTGGAGGCCAATTAAGAAGTGTTGTGAAGGCAAGAG GTAACAAGGCCTCAGCCACCATACAACCATTTCTCTTGCTCCACCTCAATATTTGTCCTGAGCCTGTCTGTACAATAGAAGATGCACTTCGATTGTTTTCTGCCCCAGAAACGCTTGAAGGGTATCGAACTTCAGCAGCTGGAAAG GCTGAGGTGGTGACTGCAAGCAAGTCTGTTAAGATCCTGGAGCTCTCTGAGATAATGGTTTTGCACTTGATGCGCTTTAGCTATGGAAGTCAAGGAAGCACTAAACTTCACAAAACTGTGCATTTTCCTTTAGAGCTTGTTGTTGGTCGTGAATTGCTTGCCTCTCCGTCCTCTGAG GTTAGAAGGTATGAGCTTGTCGCTACAATCACTCATCATGGAAGGGACCCTTCAAAGGGCCACTATACTGCTGATGCACGCCATCCAAATGGCAAGTGGCTGCGTTATGACGATGCCTCTGTTACACCCATCCCTGAAAGCAAGGTGCTCCATGACCAGGCATATGTTCTCTTCTACAAACAATTGTAG
- the LOC105170911 gene encoding uncharacterized protein LOC105170911 encodes MSPAFVDSGAPAPCTNGQIFYPHFNSSHNIDENISAFTSFPNRMDPNFGFGSPSLGPSKPAAGLSRPPRLAKLRKPLVGHRPNLFRPVSQMDVGQGLGGSGVESASSDPGLGTSKPASESSQQNVGRGFVFGSNDASKNNLFSETLVNNNAETSKVVDDMRRLRIETEKAYTNSMNVKNGGSSSAGGDMHLSGKEHGLRGVDESVVSELPDEMRRLYIESEHFSKLYGGNVEELPNKMKKLNMKDSEHCGSKNLGFGNEKVDNVSSGDKNGLMFRKDTGIADEPMNLNVTSAAGDSSDHLKTKPSLASGAETMHGMQAKNLGDGNLHNTSRSFNSGFTFQAGGESKNSGTHLSSNNENNSTSLPVFTSSGIRFKPVGSVSEMPSVDRVDKKVDFSFTSKLDSMAAEHVEFKTPDPKAHSVFGLNRKVETKRESTKDSGLRKKKGKWKKPAQVPLKFQQDFFFQENLQEKAESPEQYSPMDLSPYEETLANNSFSRETSVASEESSHYDENNSSSAAYPNVLSDIADEVLIAATADLHINERDVKGNERKDEESVYCMKEGISVEIPYEDAASGAETESFKSATDELDYSTDSFVTAADIEGSFSSKIERQNSDGGTRFKYDTSLADTAQSSFTFSASSSSLGESPAPMRVLKKKNRGKLCQDSYSSTPSVKISHVASHLPSLQVAGSSLSSPEQGLIGNFSTVLNQRRDESEQDGPATKQDIAQAVSIASQESCEKWRLRGNQAYAKGEFSKAEDCYTQGINCISQNEASRSCLRALMLCYSNRAATRMSLGRFREALEDCIRASAIDPNFLKVQVRAASCYLALGEVENATPHFMKCLQGGSDVCVDRKLMVEASEGLEKAKKVAECMKQAAELLERRTSSDIDIAISVISDGLTISSYSEKLLQMKVNALLMLKKYEELIHFCEHILGSVESNFLMLGADSHPVELHRFDLKRAPSFKVWCSSLILKSYFYLGKLEDAIVFLNKQEESVSLVECESQNLESLIPLIGVIRELLHHKAAGNEAYKSGKHAEAVEHYTAAISCSVESRPFSAICFCNRAAAYRAMGQILDAIADCCLAIALDGSYYKALSRRASLYEMIRDYGQAVADLQKLVSLLTKEVDKKMNQSGPSDKMDCVTELRQARMKLSEMEEACRNEIPLNMYLILGVDPSASASDIKKAYRKAALKYHPDKAGQSLVRNENPDDGIWKEIADEVHKDADRLFKMIGEAYAVLSDPTKRSQYDLEEEMRNVPNRGNTNMSNSKIFSDFHNYSYDRSGSRRQWQDFRRSYANTGKGPERNQYNWYS; translated from the exons ATGTCGCCGGCCTTCGTTGACTCCGGAGCACCGGCGCCCTGTACCAACGGTCAGATTTTCTATCCGCATTTTAATTCATCGCATAACATCGACGAAAATATTAGCGCCTTCACCAGCTTTCCGAATCGGATGGATCCGAATTTCGGGTTTGGTTCTCCGTCATTGGGCCCTTCCAAGCCTGCCGCCGGCCTCTCCCGACCGCCGCGGCTCGCCAAGCTCCGGAAACCCTTAGTGGGCCACCGACCCAATCTATTCCGACCCGTATCACAAATGGATGTTGGGCAGGGTCTAGGAGGTTCGGGTGTTGAGTCTGCGAGCAGTGATCCAGGTCTTGGTACTTCTAAACCCGCTTCTGAATCGAGTCAGCAGAATGTGGGTCGTGGGTTTGTGTTTGGGTCCAATGATGCTagtaagaataatttatttagtgaGACTCTTGTGAATAATAATGCGGAGACAAGCAAGGTGGTGGATGACATGAGGAGGTTGAGAATTGAAACCGAGAAGGCGTATACAAATAGTATGAATGTGAAGAATGGTGGCAGTAGTAGTGCTGGTGGTGATATGCATTTGAGTGGAAAAGAGCATGGCCTGCGAGGTGTTGATGAAAGTGTGGTTTCTGAATTGCCAGATGAGATGAGAAGGTTGTACATTGAAAGTGAGCATTTCAGTAAATTATATGGTGGCAATGTGGAAGAACTTCCAAATAAGATGAAGAAATTGAATATGAAAGACTCTGAGCATTGTGGCTCGAAGAATTTGGGCTTTGGGAATGAGAAGGTTGACAACGTTAGTTCTGGAGACAAGAATGGATTGATGTTCAGAAAAGACACTGGAATTGCTGATGAGCCGATGAACTTGAATGTAACTAGTGCAGCTGGAGACAGTTCCGATCACCTTAAAACTAAACCAAGCTTGGCTTCTGGTGCAGAAACCATGCATGGCATGCAAGCTAAGAATTTGGGTGATGGGAATTTGCACAATACCTCTAGATCATTTAATTCGGGGTTTACTTTTCAGGCGGGAGGGGAAAGCAAGAATAGTGGTACTCATTTGAGTTCcaacaatgaaaataattcAACGTCATTACCGGTTTTTACATCTAGTGGCATTCGTTTCAAACCAGTTGGCAGTGTCTCTGAGATGCCATCTGTGGACAGAGTTGACAAGAAAGTTGATTTCAGTTTCACTAGCAAGTTGGATAGTATGGCAGCAGAACATGTTGAGTTCAAAACACCGGATCCTAAAGCACACTCTGTATTTGGCCTAAATAGAAAAGTCGAGACAAAGAGAGAATCGACCAAAGACAGTGGATTAAGAAAGAAGAAGGGGAAGTGGAAGAAACCTGCACAGGTGCCATTGAAGTTCCAGCaggattttttctttcaggaaAATTTGCAAGAAAAGGCAGAATCTCCTGAACAGTATTCGCCCATGGACCTCTCTCCTTATGAGGAAACACTGGCTAATAATAGTTTCTCGAGAGAGACTTCTGTGGCATCAGAGGAATCTTCTcattatgatgaaaataattcTTCAAGTGCAGCATATCCAAACGTTTTAAGTGACATAGCTGATGAAGTTCTAATTGCTGCGACAGCTGACTTGCATATAAATGAGCGTGATGTAAAGGGCAACGAAAGGAAAGATGAAGAATCTGTATATTGTATGAAAGAAGGTATCAGCGTTGAGATTCCTTATGAAGATGCTGCTTCAGGAGCCGAGACTGAAAGCTTCAAGTCTGCTACTGATGAATTAGATTATAGTACTGACTCCTTTGTCACTGCAGCCGATATTGAAGGAAGTTTCAGCTCTAAAATTGAGAGACAAAACAGTGATGGAGGTACTCGGTTTAAGTATGATACAAGTTTAGCAGACACGGCGCAAAGTAGCTTCACCTTTTCTGCATCATCCTCTTCTCTCGGTGAGTCTCCAGCACCAATGCGCGtcctgaagaagaaaaatcgaGGCAAACTTTGTCAGGATTCATATAGCTCCACTCCAAGTGTCAAAATTTCGCATGTAGCATCCCACTTACCCTCATTGCAAGTTGCTGGATCTTCACTGTCCTCACCCGAGCAAGGCCTGATAGGTAATTTCTCGACTGTGTTAAACCAAAGAAGGGATGAATCTGAGCAAGATGGACCGGCAACCAAGCAAGACATTGCTCAAGCTGTGAGCATTGCATCTCAGGAATCCTGTGAAAAATGGCGACTGAG GGGGAATCAAGCCTATGCAAAAGGGGAGTTTTCGAAAGCTGAAGATTGTTACACTCAGGGAATCAATTGTATTTCCCAAAATGAGGCATCTAGAAGCTGCCTTAGGGCTCTAATGTTGTGCTATAGCAATCGTGCAGCAACACGTATGTCACTTGGAAGATTCAGAGAAGCATTAGAAGATTGTATAAGAGCTTCTGCCATAGATCCCAATTTCCTTAAGGTGCAAGTTCGAGCTGCCAG cTGTTATCTTGCTCTAGGCGAAGTTGAGAATGCAACTCCGCATTTTATGAAGTGTTTGCAAGGAGGGTCTGATGTGTGCGTGGACAGGAAGCTCATGGTAGAAGCTTCTGAGGGCCTTGAGAAGGCAAAG AAAGTTGCAGAATGCATGAAGCAGGCTGCTGAACTTTTGGAACGAAGAACATCTAGTGACATTGATATTGCTATTAGTGTGATTTCTGATGGTTTGACGATAAGCTCATATTCAGAAAAATTGCTTCAGATGAAAGTGAATGCTCTTCTTATG CTAAAGAAATATGAGGAGCTCATCCACTTCTGCGAGCACATTCTTGGTTCTGTGGAGTCGAACTTTCTGATGCTGGGTGCTGATAGCCACCCAGTAGAGCTTCATCGTTTCGACTTGAAGAGGGCTCCTTCCTTTAAGGTCTGGTGCTCATCACTGATCCTTAAGTCATACTTCTACCTCGGAAAGCTTGAGGACGCTATCGTATTCCTGAATAAGCAGGAAGAATCAGTGTCTCTTGTGGAGTG TGAAAGCCAGAACCTTGAATCCTTGATTCCATTGATAGGCGTTATACGCGAGTTGTTACACCATAAG GCTGCAGGAAATGAAGCATACAAATCAGGAAAGCACGCGGAAGCTGTTGAACATTACACTGCTGCTATATCATGTTCTGTTGAATCACGGCCTTTTTCAGCAATATGTTTCTGTAACCGTGCTGCTGCATATCGGGCTATGGGCCAAATTTTGGATGCTATTGCAGATTGCTGCCTTGCCATCGCGCTTGATGGAAGTTACTATAAG GCCCTCTCTAGACGAGCCAGTCTATATGAGATGATTAGAGATTATGGGCAAGCAGTTGCAGATCTTCAGAAACTTGTATCACTTCTCACAAAAGAAGTAGATAAAAAGATGAATCAATCTGGACCATCTGATAAAATGGACTGTGTGACTGAGCTCAGACAAGCTAGAATGAAACTTTCAGAAATGGAAGAAGCATGCAGAAATGAGATTCCCCTGAATATGTATCTCATTCT GGGAGTTGATCCATCTGCATCTGCATCTGACATTAAGAAGGCTTATCGTAAAGCTGCACTAAAATATCACCCTGACAAG GCTGGTCAGTCTTTGGTTAGAAACGAAAACCCAGATGATGGCATCTGGAAGGAAATAGCAGATGAGGTGCATAAAGATGCAGACAGGCTCTTTAAAATGATTGGAGAGGCATACGCAGTACTTTCCGATCCTACCAAG CGCTCACAATATGATCTGGAAGAAGAGATGCGAAACGTGCCAAACAGAGGCAACACCAATATGAGTAACTCGAAAATATTTTCCGATTTTCATAACTACTCATACGATAGAAGTGGCAGCAGGAGACAATGGCAAGACTTTCGGAGATCATATGCAAACACCGGAAAAGGGCCAGAAAGAAATCAGTATAATTGGTACTCGTGA